One Salmo salar chromosome ssa01, Ssal_v3.1, whole genome shotgun sequence DNA window includes the following coding sequences:
- the LOC106599766 gene encoding glutathione-specific gamma-glutamylcyclotransferase 1: MATIFIEETKTCQACTWGVAYEVSDSQMEESLQYLNVREAVLGGYVTKMVEFTPREKCQGSLLALVYIATSDNPIYLGPATPTEIAAQIAICRGNTGHNIEYLLRLAEFMRLYCPEVEDDHLFSIEAAALALVI, translated from the exons ATGGCGACAATTTTCATCGAGGAGACAAAGACTTG CCAG GCTTGCACCTGGGGGGTAGCCTACGAGGTCAGCGACTCCCAAATGGAGGAGTCTCTGCAGTATCTGAATGTGAGAGAGGCTGTGCTGGGGGGCTACGTCACCAAGATGGTGGAGTTCACTCCCAGAGAGAAGTGCCAAGGGTCTTTGCTTGCCCTGGTCTACATCGCCACCTCTGACAACCCCATATACCTTGGGCCTGCCACTCCCACAGAGATAGCTGCTCAGATTGCCATCTGCAGAGGCAACACGGGCCACAACATAGAGTACCTCCTTCGCCTGGCTGAGTTCATGAGGCTGTACTGTCCCGAGGTAGAGGATGACCATCTCTTCTCCATAGAGGCAGCCGCGCTGGCTCTGGTCATCTGA
- the LOC106589077 gene encoding delta-like protein 4 isoform X1, producing MATWFTFIIAIIITIFKQVLGSGVFELDLHQFQNNRGLLANGVACGPDCRTFFRVCLKNYQTVVSPGDCYFGSVVTPVLGTNSFSVMEDGTFTKPIRLPLTHFAWPGSFSLIIEAWYSPSADLPEADTNNPALLISYFAIQRKLEVGDEWSQDVQSVRQTELRYSYRFICHANYYGDSCSKICAPRDDRFGHYTCNPDGQISCLPGWKGQYCEEPICLEGCSKINGNCSRPGQCVCREGWQGTFCNECKRHPSCKHGTCQQPWQCTCKEGWGGLLCDQDLNYCTHHKPCRNGATCMNTGQGSYTCTCQPGFTGDKCDSEVRECDSQPCRNGGQCLDLENGYRCACPQGFEGTHCEHRMLTCADSPCFHGKCRERDNGRSYMCECPGGFTGLNCEKKVDKCTSLPCTNGGRCVIHGTTRWCSCRSGFTGPRCEININECSMNPCANGATCMDRINEYTCICPLGYTGRNCDKPTDSCASKPCLNGGTCTNGAKGQPADCTCSAHFSGTQCQYYDVPLLISPSPSPSPSPVREPQDRLHWAAICLGVGLVVLLVLIFMVVMVLRHIQQQRKREQDSETMNNLSHFQKENLISDLQLKNTNKKVDLDLEVDCPREKSQNHKHINYHLDYKTSKEYKDEASQEDKDENCKKMIEEKMPLSRKYSERPECRIATICSSRDSIYQSVFVIAEEKNECVIATEV from the exons ATGGCAACTTGGTTTACATTTATCATCGCAATTATTATAACGATTTTTAAGCAG GTTCTGGGATCTGGTGTATTCGAGCTTGATCTTCATCAGTTTCAGAATAATAGAGGTTTGCTGGCAAACGGCGTAGCTTGCGGTCCAGATTGTAGGACTTTTTTCCGAGTTTGCTTGAAGAACTACCAGACCGTCGTGTCACCAGGTGACTGCTACTTCGGCAGTGTCGTTACACCTGTACTAGGCACCAACTCGTTCAGCGTCATGGAGGACGGCACGTTCACTAAACCTATTCGCCTGCCACTCACCCACTTTGCATGGCCG GGATCGTTTTCTCTAATCATTGAAGCATGGTATTCTCCTTCAGCGGATCTACCTGAAG CAGATACAAACAACCCTGCCTTATTGATTAGTTATTTTGCCATCCAAAGAAAGTTGGAAGTAGGAGATGAGTGGTCCCAGGATGTGCAGAGTGTGAGGCAGACGGAGTTAAGGTACTCATACCGGTTCATCTGCCATGCAAATTACTACGGGGACAGTTGTTCCAAAATATGCGCTCCAAGAGACGACCGTTTTGGCCACTACACCTGCAACCCTGACGGTCAAATATCATGTCTACCGGGCTGGAAGGGACAATACTGCGAAGAAC CAATTTGCCTTGAAGGGTGCAGCAAAATAAATGGAAATTGCTCAAGGCCAGGACAGTGTGT ATGCAGAGAGGGCTGGCAGGGCACCTTCTGTAATGAGTGTAAGAGGCATCCATCCTGCAAACATGGCACCTGTCAGCAGCCCTGGCAGTGCACCTGCAAAGAAGGCTGGGGAGGCCTCCTCTGTGACCAAG ATCTGAACTATTGCACTCATCACAAGCCATGTCGTAATGGGGCCACTTGTATGAACACGGGCCAGGGGAGCTACACCTGTACCTGCCAGCCGGGCTTCACAGGGGATAAGTGTGACAGCGAGGTCAGGGAGTGCGACAGCCAGCCCTGTCGGAACGGAGGCCAGTGCTTG GACCTTGAGAACGGCTATAGGTGTGCATGCCCACAGGGGTTCGAGGGGACGCACTGCGAGCACAGAATGCTGACTTGTGCCGATTCACCCTGCTTCCACGGGAAGTGCAGAGAAAGGGACAACGGGCGGAGCTACATGTGCGAGTGCCCAGGGGGCTTCACTGGACTCAACTGTGAGAAAAAAGTGGACAAATGCACCTCCCTGCCCTGTACAAATG GTGGACGTTGTGTTATCCACGGCACCACACGTTGGTGCAGCTGCCGATCAGGCTTCACCGGCCCACGCTGCGAGATCAACATCAACGAGTGTTCCATGAACCCCTGCGCCAACGGAGCCACCTGCATGGACCGCATCAACGAATACACCTGTATCTGCCCCCTGGGCTACACCGGCCGCAACTGTGACAAGCCCACTGACAGCTGTGCCTCCAAACCCTGCCTGAACGGTGGGACCTGCACCAACGGGGCCAAAGGCCAGCCTGCTGACTGCACCTGCTCAGCCCACTTCAGCGGCACCCAGTGCCAGTACTACGATGTGCCTTTACTCAtctcccccagccccagccccagccccagccccgtcAGAGAGCCCCAAGACAGGCTCCACTGGGCAGCCATCTGTCTGGGTGTGGGCCTGGTAGTGCTCCTGGTGCTGATCTTCATGGTGGTCATGGTCCTGCGCCACATCCAGCAGCAGAGGAAGAGGGAGCAGGACTCCGAGACCATGAACAACCTTTCACATTTCCAGAAGGAGAACCTCATTTCTGACCTGCAGCTGAAGAACACCAACAAAAAGGTGGACCTGGACCTGGAGGTGGATTGTCCCAGGGAGAAGTCCCAAAACCACAAACACATCAACTACCACTTGGACTACAAAACCTCCAAGGAGTACAAGGATGAAGCGTCGCAAGAGGATAAAGATGAGAACTGTAAAAAGATGATAGAGGAGAAAATGCCGTTGAGTAGAAAGTACAG CGAAAGGCCAGAGTGTAGGATAGCAACGATATGTTCTTCAAGAGATTCAATATACCAGTCTGTGTTTGTGATAGCAGAGGAGAAAAATGAATGCGTCATAGCAACTGAG GTATAA
- the LOC106589077 gene encoding delta-like protein 4 isoform X2 yields the protein MATWFTFIIAIIITIFKQVLGSGVFELDLHQFQNNRGLLANGVACGPDCRTFFRVCLKNYQTVVSPGDCYFGSVVTPVLGTNSFSVMEDGTFTKPIRLPLTHFAWPGSFSLIIEAWYSPSADLPEDTNNPALLISYFAIQRKLEVGDEWSQDVQSVRQTELRYSYRFICHANYYGDSCSKICAPRDDRFGHYTCNPDGQISCLPGWKGQYCEEPICLEGCSKINGNCSRPGQCVCREGWQGTFCNECKRHPSCKHGTCQQPWQCTCKEGWGGLLCDQDLNYCTHHKPCRNGATCMNTGQGSYTCTCQPGFTGDKCDSEVRECDSQPCRNGGQCLDLENGYRCACPQGFEGTHCEHRMLTCADSPCFHGKCRERDNGRSYMCECPGGFTGLNCEKKVDKCTSLPCTNGGRCVIHGTTRWCSCRSGFTGPRCEININECSMNPCANGATCMDRINEYTCICPLGYTGRNCDKPTDSCASKPCLNGGTCTNGAKGQPADCTCSAHFSGTQCQYYDVPLLISPSPSPSPSPVREPQDRLHWAAICLGVGLVVLLVLIFMVVMVLRHIQQQRKREQDSETMNNLSHFQKENLISDLQLKNTNKKVDLDLEVDCPREKSQNHKHINYHLDYKTSKEYKDEASQEDKDENCKKMIEEKMPLSRKYSERPECRIATICSSRDSIYQSVFVIAEEKNECVIATEV from the exons ATGGCAACTTGGTTTACATTTATCATCGCAATTATTATAACGATTTTTAAGCAG GTTCTGGGATCTGGTGTATTCGAGCTTGATCTTCATCAGTTTCAGAATAATAGAGGTTTGCTGGCAAACGGCGTAGCTTGCGGTCCAGATTGTAGGACTTTTTTCCGAGTTTGCTTGAAGAACTACCAGACCGTCGTGTCACCAGGTGACTGCTACTTCGGCAGTGTCGTTACACCTGTACTAGGCACCAACTCGTTCAGCGTCATGGAGGACGGCACGTTCACTAAACCTATTCGCCTGCCACTCACCCACTTTGCATGGCCG GGATCGTTTTCTCTAATCATTGAAGCATGGTATTCTCCTTCAGCGGATCTACCTGAAG ATACAAACAACCCTGCCTTATTGATTAGTTATTTTGCCATCCAAAGAAAGTTGGAAGTAGGAGATGAGTGGTCCCAGGATGTGCAGAGTGTGAGGCAGACGGAGTTAAGGTACTCATACCGGTTCATCTGCCATGCAAATTACTACGGGGACAGTTGTTCCAAAATATGCGCTCCAAGAGACGACCGTTTTGGCCACTACACCTGCAACCCTGACGGTCAAATATCATGTCTACCGGGCTGGAAGGGACAATACTGCGAAGAAC CAATTTGCCTTGAAGGGTGCAGCAAAATAAATGGAAATTGCTCAAGGCCAGGACAGTGTGT ATGCAGAGAGGGCTGGCAGGGCACCTTCTGTAATGAGTGTAAGAGGCATCCATCCTGCAAACATGGCACCTGTCAGCAGCCCTGGCAGTGCACCTGCAAAGAAGGCTGGGGAGGCCTCCTCTGTGACCAAG ATCTGAACTATTGCACTCATCACAAGCCATGTCGTAATGGGGCCACTTGTATGAACACGGGCCAGGGGAGCTACACCTGTACCTGCCAGCCGGGCTTCACAGGGGATAAGTGTGACAGCGAGGTCAGGGAGTGCGACAGCCAGCCCTGTCGGAACGGAGGCCAGTGCTTG GACCTTGAGAACGGCTATAGGTGTGCATGCCCACAGGGGTTCGAGGGGACGCACTGCGAGCACAGAATGCTGACTTGTGCCGATTCACCCTGCTTCCACGGGAAGTGCAGAGAAAGGGACAACGGGCGGAGCTACATGTGCGAGTGCCCAGGGGGCTTCACTGGACTCAACTGTGAGAAAAAAGTGGACAAATGCACCTCCCTGCCCTGTACAAATG GTGGACGTTGTGTTATCCACGGCACCACACGTTGGTGCAGCTGCCGATCAGGCTTCACCGGCCCACGCTGCGAGATCAACATCAACGAGTGTTCCATGAACCCCTGCGCCAACGGAGCCACCTGCATGGACCGCATCAACGAATACACCTGTATCTGCCCCCTGGGCTACACCGGCCGCAACTGTGACAAGCCCACTGACAGCTGTGCCTCCAAACCCTGCCTGAACGGTGGGACCTGCACCAACGGGGCCAAAGGCCAGCCTGCTGACTGCACCTGCTCAGCCCACTTCAGCGGCACCCAGTGCCAGTACTACGATGTGCCTTTACTCAtctcccccagccccagccccagccccagccccgtcAGAGAGCCCCAAGACAGGCTCCACTGGGCAGCCATCTGTCTGGGTGTGGGCCTGGTAGTGCTCCTGGTGCTGATCTTCATGGTGGTCATGGTCCTGCGCCACATCCAGCAGCAGAGGAAGAGGGAGCAGGACTCCGAGACCATGAACAACCTTTCACATTTCCAGAAGGAGAACCTCATTTCTGACCTGCAGCTGAAGAACACCAACAAAAAGGTGGACCTGGACCTGGAGGTGGATTGTCCCAGGGAGAAGTCCCAAAACCACAAACACATCAACTACCACTTGGACTACAAAACCTCCAAGGAGTACAAGGATGAAGCGTCGCAAGAGGATAAAGATGAGAACTGTAAAAAGATGATAGAGGAGAAAATGCCGTTGAGTAGAAAGTACAG CGAAAGGCCAGAGTGTAGGATAGCAACGATATGTTCTTCAAGAGATTCAATATACCAGTCTGTGTTTGTGATAGCAGAGGAGAAAAATGAATGCGTCATAGCAACTGAG GTATAA
- the LOC123726643 gene encoding extensin-2-like has protein sequence MAEHFCRDYLIYTPHYPNPISSLFTHYPVPTPIPPYTYPIPPCTYPNPTLYLPNPTLHLPQSHPVPTQSHPVPTQSHPVPTPIPPSTYPIPPCTYPNPTLYLPNPTLYLPQSHPLPTQSHPVPTQSHPIPTQSHPLPTQSHPVPTQSHPCTYPNPTLYLPNPTLYLPNTTLYLPNPTLYLPNPTLYLPNPTLYLPNPTLYLPNPTLYLPNPTLYLPNPTLYLPNPTLYLPNPTLYLPNPTLYLPNPTLYLPNPTLYLPNPTLYLPNPTLYLPNPTLYLPNPTLYLPNPTLYLPNPTLYLPNPTLYLPNTTLYLPNPTLYLPNPTLYLPNPTLYLPNPTLYLPNPTLYLPNPTLYLPNPTLYLPNPTLYLPNTTLYLPNPTLYLPNPTLYLPNPTLYLPNPTLYLPNPTLYLPNPTLYLPNPTLYLPNPTLYLPNPTLYLPNPTLYLPNPTLYLPNPTLYLPNPTLYLPNPTLYLPNTTLYLPNPTLYLPNPTLYLPNPTLYLPNPTLYLPNPTLYLPNTTLYLPNPTLYLPNTTLYLPNPTLYLPNPTLYLPNPTLYLPNPTLYLPNPTLYLPNPTLYLPNTTLYLPNPTLYLPNTTLYLPNPTLYLPNPTL, from the exons ATGGCAGAACACTTCTGCAGAGATTACCTCATCTACACCCCCCAC TACCCCAATCCCATTTCATCACTATTTACCCATTACCCCGTACCTACCCCAATCCCACCCTATACCTACCCAATCCCACCCTGTACCTACCCCAATCCCACCCTGTATCTACCCAATCCCACCCTACACCTACCCCAATCCCACCCTGTACCTACCCAATCCCACCCTGTACCTACCCAATCCCACCCTGTACCTACCCCAATCCCACCCTCTACCTACCCAATCCCACCCTGTACCTACCCCAATCCCACCCTGTACCTACCCAATCCCACCCTGTACCTACCCCAATCCCACCCTCTACCTACCCAATCCCACCCTGTACCTACCCAATCCCACCCTATACCTACCCAATCCCACCCTCTACCTACCCAATCCCACCCTGTACCTACCCAATCCCACCCCTGTACCTACCCCAATCCCACCCTGTACCTACCCAATCCCACCCTGTACCTACCCAATACCACCCTGTACCTACCCAATCCCACCCTGTACCTACCCAATCCCACCCTGTACCTACCCAATCCCACCCTATACCTACCCAATCCCACCCTGTACCTACCCAATCCCACCCTGTACCTACCCAATCCCACCCTGTACCTACCTAATCCCACCCTATACCTACCCAATCCTACCCTGTACCTACCCAATCCCACCCTGTACCTACCCAATCCCACCCTGTACCTACCCAATCCCACCCTGTACCTACCCAATCCTACCCTGTACCTACCCAATCCCACCCTGTACCTACCCAATCCCACCCTGTACCTACCCAATCCCACCCTGTACCTACCCAATCCCACCCTATACCTACCCAATCCCACCCTGTACCTACCCAATCCCACCCTGTACCTACCCAATCCCACCCTGTACCTACCCAATACCACCCTGTACCTACCCAATCCCACCCTGTACCTACCCAATCCCACCCTATACCTACCCAATCCTACCCTGTACCTACCCAATCCCACCCTGTACCTACCCAATCCCACCCTGTACCTACCCAATCCCACCCTGTACCTACCCAATCCCACCCTGTACCTACCCAATCCCACCCTGTACCTACCCAATACCACCCTGTACCTACCCAATCCCACCCTGTACCTACCTAATCCCACCCTGTACCTACCCAATCCTACCCTGTACCTACCCAATCCCACCCTGTACCTACCCAATCCCACCCTGTACCTACCCAATCCCACCCTGTACCTACCCAATCCTACCCTGTACCTACCCAATCCCACCCTGTACCTACCCAATCCCACCCTGTACCTACCCAATCCCACCCTGTACCTACCCAATCCCACCCTATACCTACCCAATCCCACCCTGTACCTACCCAATCCCACCCTGTACCTACCCAATCCCACCCTGTACCTACCCAATACCACCCTGTACCTACCCAATCCCACCCTGTACCTACCCAATCCCACCCTATACCTACCCAATCCCACCCTGTACCTACCCAATCCCACCCTGTACCTACCCAATCCCACCCTGTACCTACCCAATACCACCCTGTACCTACCCAATCCCACCCTGTACCTACCCAATACCACCCTGTACCTGCCCAATCCCACCCTGTACCTACCCAATCCCACCCTATACCTACCCAATCCTACCCTGTACCTACCCAATCCCACCCTATACCTACCCAATCCTACCCTGTACCTACCCAATCCCACCCTGTACCTACCCAATACCACCCTGTACCTACCCAATCCCACCCTGTACCTACCCAATACCACCCTGTACCTACCCAATCCCACCCTGTACCTACCCAATCCCACCCTGTAG